From a region of the Halolamina sp. CBA1230 genome:
- a CDS encoding AAA family ATPase has product MLVLVCGLPGTGKSTVAERIVELLPARLLRTDVVRKELFPEPTYEAEESAAVYDELLDRARDLLDAGEHVVLDATFRRQELRDRAAAVADDTDTEFRLVRVECAESVVKERIQRRQLEEDDESDADFSVYNQLKTEFEPIERETHIVVDNSGSLAATLSAVDEAFRAAAAA; this is encoded by the coding sequence ATGCTCGTCCTCGTGTGTGGGCTGCCCGGCACCGGCAAATCCACCGTCGCCGAGCGGATCGTCGAACTGCTCCCGGCGCGCCTGCTGCGGACGGACGTGGTGCGCAAGGAACTGTTCCCGGAGCCGACCTACGAGGCCGAGGAGTCCGCCGCGGTGTACGACGAACTGCTCGACCGGGCGCGGGACCTGCTCGACGCCGGCGAGCACGTCGTCCTCGACGCCACGTTCCGCCGGCAGGAGCTCCGTGATCGCGCCGCGGCGGTCGCCGACGACACCGACACCGAGTTCCGTCTCGTCCGCGTGGAGTGTGCGGAGTCGGTCGTCAAGGAGCGGATCCAGCGCCGCCAGCTCGAGGAGGACGACGAGAGCGACGCCGACTTCTCGGTGTACAACCAGCTCAAAACGGAGTTCGAGCCGATCGAGCGCGAGACCCACATCGTCGTCGACAACTCCGGCTCGCTCGCAGCGACGCTGTCGGCCGTCGACGAGGCGTTCCGCGCCGCCGCGGCCGCCTGA
- a CDS encoding NUDIX hydrolase: MTEDTDLAWETLDSEIDYRCPGFDVRESAVRLPDGTETDYHHVEEVESVVVLPFLPGGDEVVLIEEWRQAVDRVNRGLPAGGVEPEEDDLEAAARRELREETGYEADAMTHLCTTEPVNGIANSTHHTFVAGGCEPAAEQELDHDESIRTLTVAYDDLVAAVREGEIRDGRAALAVSRYELG, encoded by the coding sequence ATGACCGAGGACACCGACCTCGCCTGGGAGACGCTCGACAGCGAGATCGACTACCGCTGTCCCGGCTTCGACGTTCGGGAGTCGGCCGTCCGGCTCCCGGACGGCACCGAGACCGACTACCACCACGTCGAGGAAGTCGAGAGCGTCGTCGTGCTCCCGTTCCTGCCCGGCGGCGACGAGGTCGTGCTGATCGAGGAGTGGCGCCAGGCGGTCGACCGCGTCAACCGCGGGCTCCCCGCCGGCGGCGTCGAACCCGAGGAGGACGACCTCGAAGCCGCGGCTCGCCGGGAGCTCCGGGAGGAGACGGGGTACGAGGCCGACGCGATGACGCATCTCTGTACGACCGAGCCGGTCAACGGGATCGCGAACTCGACCCACCACACGTTCGTCGCGGGTGGGTGTGAGCCGGCGGCCGAGCAGGAGCTCGATCACGACGAGAGCATCCGGACGCTGACGGTCGCATACGACGACCTCGTCGCGGCGGTTCGTGAGGGGGAGATCCGTGACGGTCGAGCGGCGCTGGCGGTGAGCCGCTACGAGCTCGGCTGA
- a CDS encoding DUF444 family protein, producing MGLRDHIRRFEEVGETFRQDLREFIREGEFEPSTEETIKIPVKVVDLPEIAYDPIDKGGVGMAGDADAQPDPGQPVKVPGQPEGGQDGDGDEAGEDGGEHADYYDMDPEEFARQLDDELELDLEPKGKQVAEETEGPLTEVTERGTRSTLMLREWFTEGLKRKLATDFDENYVREALRVEGWDADRVFAWAREQRIPVSHAWIVDAARDIDEPDAWASIEAMEAAVDHEPVGVRIRREGIEEVPLRREDQQFRHPEIEREYEKNVVVVNIRDVSGSMRAEKRELVERTFVPLDWYLTGKYEAAEFVYIAHNADAWEVDREEFFRLSSSGGTRISSAYELAAELLEENYPWAEWNRYVFAAGDGENRAGDTEENVIPAMEALDVNLHGYLQTQPGSSRGSHGDAVQRHFGGESNVAVAEVDTQDDVIDAIEAILSTEETDE from the coding sequence ATGGGACTGAGAGACCACATCCGCCGGTTCGAGGAGGTCGGCGAGACGTTCCGCCAGGATCTCCGGGAGTTCATCCGCGAGGGGGAGTTCGAGCCGTCGACCGAGGAGACGATCAAGATCCCCGTGAAAGTCGTCGACCTGCCGGAGATCGCGTACGATCCGATCGACAAGGGTGGGGTCGGGATGGCCGGCGACGCCGACGCCCAGCCCGACCCGGGCCAGCCCGTCAAGGTCCCCGGACAGCCCGAGGGGGGACAGGACGGCGACGGCGACGAGGCGGGCGAGGACGGCGGGGAACACGCCGACTACTACGACATGGACCCCGAGGAGTTCGCCCGCCAGCTCGACGACGAACTCGAGCTGGATCTGGAGCCCAAGGGGAAACAGGTCGCCGAGGAGACCGAGGGGCCCCTGACGGAGGTGACCGAGCGCGGCACCCGGAGCACGCTGATGCTGCGGGAGTGGTTCACGGAGGGGCTGAAACGCAAGCTGGCAACCGACTTCGACGAGAACTACGTCCGGGAGGCGCTCAGGGTCGAGGGGTGGGACGCCGACCGCGTGTTCGCGTGGGCCCGCGAGCAGCGGATCCCCGTCTCCCACGCCTGGATCGTGGACGCCGCCCGCGACATCGACGAACCGGACGCGTGGGCGAGCATCGAGGCGATGGAGGCCGCCGTCGACCACGAGCCGGTCGGCGTCCGGATCCGGCGTGAGGGGATCGAGGAGGTGCCGCTGCGCCGCGAGGACCAGCAGTTCCGCCACCCCGAGATCGAGCGGGAGTACGAGAAGAACGTCGTCGTGGTGAACATCCGCGACGTCTCCGGGTCGATGCGGGCGGAGAAGCGCGAGCTGGTCGAGCGGACGTTCGTCCCGCTCGACTGGTATCTGACCGGGAAGTACGAGGCGGCGGAGTTCGTCTACATCGCCCACAACGCCGACGCGTGGGAGGTCGACCGCGAGGAGTTCTTCCGGCTCTCCTCCTCGGGCGGCACGCGGATCTCCTCGGCGTACGAGCTCGCCGCGGAGCTGTTGGAGGAGAACTACCCGTGGGCGGAGTGGAACCGCTACGTGTTCGCGGCCGGCGACGGCGAGAACCGCGCGGGCGACACCGAGGAGAACGTGATCCCCGCGATGGAGGCGCTGGACGTGAACCTGCACGGCTACCTCCAGACCCAGCCGGGGTCGTCGCGGGGGAGCCACGGCGACGCGGTGCAGCGACACTTCGGCGGCGAGTCGAACGTCGCCGTCGCGGAGGTCGACACGCAGGACGACGTGATCGACGCGATCGAGGCGATCCTGTCGACGGAGGAGACCGATGAGTAA
- a CDS encoding SpoVR family protein, giving the protein MSNTFRAGDSREAQRVRAALEGPVADARELAEKLGLRPRPVRYWLVSYDEMRGLIAQQGFQTRYPHWRWGMQYKQQERREFAGGRAFEIVNNSEPSHAFLQLSNEFADQKAVITHVEAHSDFFANNRWFGLFSRAPDAARLLARHAETIEEYMTDPEIGRDAVEAFIDHVLTVETAIDQWSAFRPVEDRSNADGEDGPELSREERVTELGLADEITEQVFGEWIDDEATSEAVDRLPDPEYDLLGLLYTFGQQYDDESGGAVAFEEWQQDVLAMLRTESYYFAPQRMTKIMNEGWATYWESVMMSDELFAGTDEFVRYADKQAQVLQSRGLNPYALGNSLWQYVENSANRREVVTQLLQVDGITWRNFHDAVEFEAVLDALEPPAAIAGVDADSLDAVAALDDRYVDEDGLAAAREGEIDATAFPWKLLTYDAMVERHYSLVRPENRSFLADVSRERVEELSRYVLEPDRFDSVDEALATVDKAAGWERMREVRESKNDVTFVDEYLTQEFVDIHGLFAYEYSHRADGFRVSSTDVEAVRNKLLLEFTNFGKPRVSVREINYGNQGELLLAHEYNGIRMDIEQMGDVLERLFELWGRPVNCKTIDKRVTDEAIERAARRRQEPEPEEVGVMLRYDGDGFTVTELDDEAVADIAADDVDYDTTPSNWSN; this is encoded by the coding sequence ATGAGTAACACGTTCAGAGCCGGCGACTCCCGGGAGGCACAGCGCGTCAGGGCGGCGCTCGAGGGGCCAGTCGCGGACGCCCGCGAACTGGCCGAGAAGCTCGGGCTGCGCCCGCGACCGGTGCGCTACTGGCTGGTCAGCTACGACGAGATGCGGGGGCTGATCGCCCAGCAGGGGTTCCAGACGCGCTACCCCCACTGGCGCTGGGGGATGCAGTACAAACAGCAGGAGCGGCGGGAGTTCGCTGGCGGACGGGCGTTCGAGATCGTCAACAACAGCGAGCCCTCCCACGCCTTTCTCCAGCTGTCGAACGAGTTCGCCGACCAGAAGGCGGTGATCACCCACGTCGAGGCTCACTCGGACTTCTTCGCGAACAACCGGTGGTTCGGGCTGTTCAGCCGGGCGCCCGACGCCGCCCGGCTGCTCGCCCGCCACGCCGAGACGATCGAGGAGTACATGACCGACCCCGAGATCGGCCGGGACGCCGTCGAGGCGTTCATCGACCACGTTCTGACGGTCGAGACCGCGATCGATCAGTGGTCGGCGTTCCGCCCCGTCGAGGACCGCTCGAACGCGGACGGCGAGGACGGGCCGGAGCTCTCCCGCGAGGAGCGCGTCACCGAACTCGGGCTGGCCGACGAGATCACCGAGCAGGTGTTCGGCGAGTGGATCGACGACGAGGCGACGAGCGAAGCGGTCGACCGGCTGCCCGACCCGGAGTACGACCTGCTCGGCCTGCTGTACACGTTCGGCCAGCAGTACGACGACGAGTCCGGGGGGGCGGTCGCGTTCGAGGAGTGGCAGCAGGACGTGCTGGCGATGCTGCGGACCGAGAGCTACTACTTCGCCCCCCAGCGGATGACGAAGATCATGAACGAGGGGTGGGCAACGTATTGGGAGTCCGTCATGATGAGCGACGAGCTGTTCGCGGGCACCGACGAGTTCGTCCGCTACGCCGACAAGCAGGCCCAAGTGCTCCAGTCCCGCGGGCTCAACCCCTACGCGCTGGGCAACTCCCTCTGGCAGTACGTGGAGAACAGCGCCAACCGCCGGGAGGTCGTCACCCAGCTCCTCCAGGTCGACGGGATCACCTGGCGGAACTTCCACGACGCCGTCGAGTTCGAGGCCGTGCTCGACGCGCTCGAACCGCCCGCGGCCATCGCGGGCGTCGACGCCGACAGCCTCGACGCCGTCGCCGCGCTCGACGACCGGTACGTCGACGAGGACGGGCTCGCCGCCGCCCGCGAGGGCGAGATCGACGCGACGGCGTTCCCGTGGAAGCTGCTGACGTACGACGCGATGGTCGAGCGCCACTACTCGCTGGTCCGCCCCGAGAACCGGAGCTTCCTCGCGGACGTCAGCCGCGAGCGCGTCGAGGAGCTCTCGCGGTACGTGCTCGAACCGGACCGGTTCGACAGCGTCGACGAGGCGCTCGCGACCGTCGACAAGGCCGCCGGCTGGGAGCGGATGCGCGAGGTCCGGGAGAGCAAGAACGACGTGACGTTCGTCGACGAGTACCTCACCCAGGAGTTCGTCGACATCCACGGGCTGTTCGCCTACGAGTACAGCCACCGGGCGGACGGGTTCCGCGTCAGCAGCACCGACGTCGAAGCGGTCCGGAACAAGCTGCTGCTCGAGTTCACCAACTTCGGCAAACCCCGCGTCAGCGTGCGGGAGATCAACTACGGCAACCAGGGCGAGCTGCTGCTGGCCCACGAGTACAACGGGATCCGGATGGACATCGAGCAGATGGGGGACGTGCTGGAGCGGCTGTTCGAACTCTGGGGCCGTCCGGTCAACTGCAAAACCATCGACAAGCGCGTGACCGACGAGGCGATCGAGCGGGCGGCCCGGCGGCGCCAGGAGCCCGAGCCCGAGGAGGTGGGCGTGATGCTGCGCTACGACGGCGACGGGTTCACCGTCACCGAACTCGACGACGAGGCGGTCGCGGACATCGCCGCCGACGACGTGGACTACGACACCACGCCGTCGAACTGGTCGAACTGA
- a CDS encoding CPBP family intramembrane glutamic endopeptidase — protein sequence MDSRLRAIGVGVGLGIAGIGVALVLVLLSALTLSFAGVTITPVLSIVLSLLLTQGVAFLGVGALYLRERGIPVRSIGVRLPSIKEFGIVIGALVLSFVYLIAVSQLLSATGTEAAENQVSSLAMENPEIVLYLLPGSFLLIGPGEELLFRGVVQNRIREAFSPVPGVVIASVIFAAIHVGSLVATDPSAVLVSVGVLMGPSLILGGIYEYTRNLVVPIIVHGTYNALIFLSLYLVATGAVEESGNAAAAVVAALP from the coding sequence ATGGACTCTCGACTGCGTGCGATCGGCGTCGGCGTCGGGCTCGGCATCGCCGGGATCGGCGTCGCGCTGGTGCTGGTGCTGCTCAGCGCGCTCACGCTGAGCTTCGCCGGCGTCACGATCACCCCCGTCCTCAGCATCGTGCTCTCCCTCCTGCTGACCCAGGGCGTCGCCTTCCTCGGCGTCGGCGCCCTCTACCTCCGGGAACGCGGGATCCCCGTCCGCTCGATCGGCGTCCGGCTCCCGTCGATCAAGGAGTTCGGGATCGTGATCGGTGCGCTGGTGCTGAGCTTCGTCTACCTGATCGCGGTGAGCCAGCTGCTCTCGGCGACGGGCACCGAGGCCGCCGAGAACCAGGTGAGCAGCCTCGCGATGGAGAACCCCGAGATCGTGCTCTACCTGCTGCCGGGGTCGTTCCTCCTGATCGGGCCGGGCGAGGAGCTGCTGTTCCGCGGCGTCGTCCAGAACCGCATCCGTGAGGCGTTCTCACCGGTTCCGGGCGTGGTCATCGCCAGCGTGATCTTCGCGGCGATCCACGTCGGCTCGCTGGTCGCCACCGACCCGTCGGCAGTCCTGGTGAGCGTCGGCGTGCTGATGGGGCCGAGCCTGATCCTCGGCGGCATCTACGAGTACACCCGCAACCTCGTGGTGCCGATCATCGTCCACGGCACGTACAACGCGCTCATCTTCCTCTCGCTGTACCTCGTGGCGACCGGGGCGGTCGAGGAGAGCGGGAACGCGGCTGCCGCCGTCGTCGCCGCACTCCCCTGA
- a CDS encoding arylsulfotransferase family protein, whose amino-acid sequence MDRKRRGVVLVVGAVALLVLTMGASAALAPDAAVAGADGERQTLVGVQGGGPGWHQYGSVAMYEGNDVAWRMGDTDSYFDVTQLDNGSVMAGFMDGGYEDCGPYESPCTHTGFRILDPDTESIEYEYSFPVRSSGNSEVHDVEQLGDGEYLLSDMEHERLLIVEDGEPVWQWNASSYYDAPDDPTTVDWLHINDVDVVDENQFLVSVRNANQILVVDREEGVIETINEDRGGDDSSCTHDGQLADRDGDGDVRCGNPEILDHQHNPQWLGGTPGGDGEAAVLVADSDNDRVVELRREDGEWAVAWTLDRAGGIELHWPRDADRLGNGNTLVTDTLNKRVFEITPNGTVVWSVATERIPYEADRVPYGEPPEGEWYVGGSNGNGDGPSDADEGGGIPVLDEAAALLPGVFPWLPFWFDGARLGLTILSVGIAGVGARDLWRTR is encoded by the coding sequence ATGGACCGAAAGCGACGCGGCGTCGTCCTCGTGGTCGGCGCCGTGGCCCTCCTCGTACTGACGATGGGTGCGAGCGCCGCGCTCGCGCCCGACGCGGCCGTGGCCGGAGCCGATGGCGAACGGCAGACCCTCGTCGGGGTCCAGGGCGGCGGCCCCGGCTGGCACCAGTACGGCAGCGTCGCGATGTACGAGGGCAACGACGTCGCGTGGCGGATGGGCGACACGGACAGCTACTTCGACGTGACCCAGCTCGACAACGGCAGCGTGATGGCCGGGTTCATGGACGGCGGCTACGAGGACTGTGGCCCCTACGAGTCGCCCTGTACCCACACCGGGTTCCGCATCCTCGACCCCGACACCGAGTCCATCGAGTACGAGTACTCCTTCCCGGTCCGGAGCAGCGGCAACAGCGAGGTCCACGACGTCGAGCAGTTGGGTGACGGCGAGTACCTCCTCAGCGACATGGAGCACGAGCGCCTCCTGATCGTCGAGGACGGCGAACCCGTCTGGCAGTGGAACGCCAGCAGCTACTACGACGCTCCCGACGACCCGACGACGGTCGACTGGCTCCACATCAACGACGTCGACGTGGTCGACGAGAACCAGTTCCTGGTCTCGGTCCGCAACGCCAACCAGATCCTCGTCGTCGACCGCGAGGAGGGTGTGATCGAGACGATCAACGAGGACAGGGGTGGCGACGACAGCTCCTGCACCCACGACGGCCAGCTCGCGGACCGGGACGGGGACGGCGACGTGCGCTGTGGCAACCCCGAGATCCTCGACCACCAGCACAACCCGCAGTGGCTCGGCGGCACCCCCGGCGGCGACGGCGAGGCGGCGGTGCTCGTCGCCGACAGCGACAACGACCGCGTCGTCGAACTCCGCCGCGAGGACGGCGAGTGGGCGGTCGCGTGGACGCTCGACCGCGCCGGCGGAATCGAACTCCACTGGCCCCGGGACGCCGACCGACTGGGCAACGGCAACACGCTGGTGACGGACACGCTCAACAAGCGCGTGTTCGAGATCACCCCCAACGGCACGGTGGTCTGGTCGGTCGCGACCGAGCGCATCCCCTACGAGGCCGACCGCGTGCCCTACGGCGAACCGCCGGAGGGTGAGTGGTACGTCGGCGGTTCGAACGGGAACGGCGACGGTCCGAGCGACGCCGACGAGGGCGGCGGGATCCCCGTGCTCGACGAGGCCGCCGCGCTCCTCCCCGGCGTGTTCCCGTGGCTGCCGTTCTGGTTCGACGGCGCCCGACTGGGGCTGACGATCCTCTCGGTCGGGATCGCCGGCGTCGGCGCGCGGGACCTGTGGCGGACGCGGTAA